AGCATAATCTATTTCGTAATTGGTGCACTGGTTGCCGGAGACAACATGTTGTATTCCATCGGACTATTGTATCTCTCTGCTTCTACTTATTCCCTTATTTGTGCAACTCAATTGGTTTTCAGTGCAGTCCTTTCTTTCTTCCTGAACCATCAAAAGTTCACAGCATTGATTATGAATTCTGTGGTCGTGCTCTCTTTATCTGCTTCTCTTCTTGCTGTTAACGACGATTCTGATAAGCCTGTGGGCGTAACTAAGTCGAAATATGTCATTGGATTTCTAGCTACTCTTGCCGCTTCAGCTATGTACGCTCTCTTGCTTTCCCTTATGCAGCTTTCGTTCCAAAAGGTTCTAAAGAAAGAAACGTTTTCTGTGGTTCTGGAGATGCAAATATACACAGCACTTGTAGCCACCGGGGTCTCTATAGTGGGTCTCTTTGCTAGCGGAGAATGGAAGACTTTGCAAGGGGAAATGGGTAGTTTTACTGCTGGAAAACTTGCATATGTGATGACTCTGGTTTGGACAGCTATAGCTTGGCAGATTTGCTCAGTTGGGGTTGTAGGTTTGGTTTTTGTGGTGTCTTCATTGTTCTCTAATGTTATTAGTACGCTTTCCTTGGCGATCACCCCTATTGCTGCTGTGGTAATCCTCCATGACAAGATGAACGGTGTGAAAATAATCGCCATGCTGATGGCCATTTGGGGCTTCTGTACTTACATATACCAGAATTATGTCGATGATCTTAAGGCAAGAAATGCACCAAGTGCTGTTGATGATGCTCCACGCCAGTCAAGATCTTGCTGAAGTCTTAGGGCCAGGCAAGTGCATAGACTGAATTGTTAGAGTTCCTGGCACTCATAGCTAAAATTCTTTAAATACTTGTTTGTAGTTAGGAATTTTGCTCTATTTGGAATTATCATTTATCAATGCCTGTTAATAGCAATGACAATTTAGTAGCAAATTCTTGATTTTCATGTCATTAAAAGCATGAGCCGTTTCAGGGATAGAAGAGGTTTGATTAGCATAATTTGAATATGAGGTCAAAGCGTTCAAAAGTTCCTGGTAAAAATATTGTATTTTTGATATTTGTAGTAGCACTCAACAGAAGCCTAACAAGCAGATTGCAATTTTCAAAAGGCATAAAGAAAGGTACTACTTGTCAGGATTGTTGTAGTCCTGTGGACATAAAATAAATAATCAATAAAAAGCGTGTATCAcctctaatatttttttttttaatatcatcTCTAATAAGCTAAAGCGATTTACACAGTTCAGGCTCATTGCCACATCAATAAAAACATAATGGGTCCACGAAAATGATTTAGGACCGTATGTGAAGGGGCGTATTTTGCAGatacaacaaacaaacaaacaaacgtGGCTCCTGCCATTTTAGTTTTGAATTTTCAGATGAAGTGGTTTACACGATCCAACTATGATCACGTCTTAGCTCTATCAAGGCTATGAAGTGTTTATACAATCAACTATGATCACATATTAACTATATTAAGGCAAAGTCCCGAATCACAGTTATAAACAATTAGATTTCTTGTCCACTGAAGTTATAAAACAATCAGATTTAAGTAAAAACAATGAATGAACTACATTTGTTGGAAAACTATATGAATCATTACAACTACATAAGGAGAGACAAAAAAAATCAATAGGTGATAGTATATGAAATTTTATCGTCCTGACATCTTTTATGAAATTAAGGCAAACAGTACTTATCCTCCATTGCAAACTGGAATATACCCATATCAAATAAGCAGATTCTATACCACTTTGCATTCTTGATTAATTTACAATTATCAAATCTAGCACGAAAAGAAAAACATCACACTAAATCAAAGAAGAAACAAAATGGAAAATGACGATTACgccaccaacctggaattctttTTGCTATCTAATCTAATTGATTTTTCCAATTTTATTCTACAAAGTTAATTGTAATGTGAGATTCAACTTGGGCTAAGACAAAATTTCAATAATTTTATTTCAGTCTTCTTATCGCACTATCTATTTAAACGAAAGCAGCACAAAATAAAGCTTTGATTTTGACTGATACTCTTGAAAAACAGCCAGATTGCCGTGGTGCTATTGACCACCCCTCATTATGAGAATATTTTTCCTTCGAGATATTCCTTTTTACTTCATTGACGCATTTTAGTTATAAAAAGAAAAACGACAAATATAATATTGGAATATATTCCAAGTCAGTACTTCACAAGATATTTTGACACTTAGGACTAATTTATTTGCGGTTAATGGAGATctgaatcttaatcattcagattcaACCAATTAAGTTATTTTTAGGGTCTGAATTTTAATTATTCAGATTCAGCCCATTAAGTACATTTGTTTTGTTTCCTTATAAAACCTCTTAATGGATCTGAATAGATCTGAATAAATCAGATATGTAAAAGAGTCTTGTTTCATTCAGACTCATTAAATTAATACAGTTGAGATCTGAATAAATCAGATTTGTAAGAGAGTCttggcctcatttgtttgcattta
The sequence above is a segment of the Lycium barbarum isolate Lr01 chromosome 6, ASM1917538v2, whole genome shotgun sequence genome. Coding sequences within it:
- the LOC132645851 gene encoding probable purine permease 11 isoform X2; this translates as MTDNQQPILRKDSTSNAQHPLAKLNRLHFWLLVALNIFFLLVGQAAAVILGRFYYEKGGNSKWMATVIQTAAFPILFIPYFFISSPQNHSEGSTRSSIITVSIIYFVIGALVAGDNMLYSIGLLYLSASTYSLICATQLVFSAVLSFFLNHQKFTALIMNSVVVLSLSASLLAVNDDSDKPVGVTKSKYVIGFLATLAASAMYALLLSLMQLSFQKVLKKETFSVVLEMQIYTALVATGVSIVGLFASGEWKTLQGEMGSFTAGKLAYVMTLVWTAIAWQICSVGVVGLVFVVSSLFSNVISTLSLAITPIAAVVILHDKMNGVKIIAMLMAIWGFCTYIYQNYVDDLKARNAPSAVDDAPRQSRSC
- the LOC132645851 gene encoding probable purine permease 11 isoform X1, encoding MTADNQQPILRKDSTSNAQHPLAKLNRLHFWLLVALNIFFLLVGQAAAVILGRFYYEKGGNSKWMATVIQTAAFPILFIPYFFISSPQNHSEGSTRSSIITVSIIYFVIGALVAGDNMLYSIGLLYLSASTYSLICATQLVFSAVLSFFLNHQKFTALIMNSVVVLSLSASLLAVNDDSDKPVGVTKSKYVIGFLATLAASAMYALLLSLMQLSFQKVLKKETFSVVLEMQIYTALVATGVSIVGLFASGEWKTLQGEMGSFTAGKLAYVMTLVWTAIAWQICSVGVVGLVFVVSSLFSNVISTLSLAITPIAAVVILHDKMNGVKIIAMLMAIWGFCTYIYQNYVDDLKARNAPSAVDDAPRQSRSC